From a single Vespula pensylvanica isolate Volc-1 chromosome 24, ASM1446617v1, whole genome shotgun sequence genomic region:
- the LOC122637196 gene encoding ral GTPase-activating protein subunit alpha-1 isoform X3, with translation MFGKKLHVDVKKSTLKVQDVKKDSATRFKHLKIVLENVDTDEAKGFFEGNFSHVYFILYDCFVSAEANLRQRELSFHIVHKAHREELEQVLHLLEKVLTLLPELLNRRWQCHSLARILQKLLHPGNSWKLRRQAIRYFILWYQALGENAPEHIHQMFACLVPGFPPPQSLHYKCERKIDNKKDKSTRTSTSDEKEKRDFYDAQVIQSIFHDNGSNQGPISQVDGGPILPPQGGEKPLDNETVRFLEALLEFMVTQVVKIEWRDKTTRQHKTFQFLLERFKATYLRYICPEFDDNFSLYKPNLELPTVRKPTNQSQNNYVLCKVALIKWIANFTHVARKDSLFTHLPQSTTPNEENPESELRRVSVTQHSSDSNLLSPESTLSQHDNQNQEDNTISAVTLVREVLYGNRDNVNFVHELYRQAFLLDFSHAGAIRKAIAVYKDWIQMNELPPFMLEPLDGHKERDYDDSLKKESNETDKSPSENYRQPRLRNDSYLGAIHRENLFIRAGLQNVLQVFITQASHVFFLEYSGLNSTAALIEEQTDSCKRVLNVYRYVVMHSRLEPATWEQLLRVLLQITSLVLSENSSRRKHHETIGGKLAPAIFQTLIVTWIKANLNVVISTQLWDQFLEVLSSLTQWEELIREWAKTLDTLTRVLARHVYNLDLNDLPLDRLSEQKTKRRRGVGSRAASIGSVQPPCKGSIDQESNTTSKENVTDHPLRDLRKGRLLPRSASDNTIYNGKARTKFHRSRTHTVHTGVPEQDMARLLSSGPTSSITGKMLPNRRAKSLDSIVIVDSEPPSPRCPSPTPSSGVDSNKDSPIQIENIDGSSIDTNDITERRSVMAGGGVRGWLPDVAVVLWRRMLSALGDVNNIQDPILHGQVMDYLVQLTQTLIKIRLNQGVSGDNLVTPPAPELIPPLTVIAPWCFKAIQLPAQYEVGKLAAYRLICLLTVQPLDINLPKQHLNLFYRAVHNGIASNDSKVLHVLVKYTGPRLFSLNLPGSSLLILDYIHAANVILSSQDVEAPRTEAVSIIGSLLSLPATIAKLPVLQPNGSDILTIVCPDAKEHVVNILLRSCRREPTGIARCLALSSIAMFAYRELSCKNQHPRIPEAVTVLLLALRATHVTVAQVACDSLLLLCDKADTLLELYPNVPCKITHVLSETLGRMSLRERRGPLTISMIFCLGEWAMNLGPTVLLRIYQGKPLLMTLFTVLDNIAQNKGGKDPPKTNKCHQDEDEDFDPDVTLDNLTDEVCAKSPHRGNVHSVQLAAKMVMMHLINHLGHFPMGIGAARLSSLVVELDDVPGIEGDELSSAIFQAPNIQLLMLSNSIIMSLVELAALDAPGGGVTAGLTTAPSLVRVLLRDLAGKASWDSSILYSQPFIDDEFQTPFAKSVDWDIKSHKEELNSVITQQSCASRHTIRHREPHILPTFANGASDMDNLDDLLQYIGHTSPEVLCNPEIALNAPANPPHGLYLESETIATILNQRNAEQEHLNNWSQHISMCATPISPPTCRQPPAPFHHCRLLFSHLGLSGWEQRRKLHLLTKNEKLLRELRNLDSQRSRETHKIAVIYVSQGQEDKNSILSNVAASKEYENFVARLAWEVELESHTGFLGGLVPGKASGVTAPYFATSFTEVLFHVATRMPSDSPESLLQKTRHLGNDEVHIVWSEHWRDYRRDIIPTEFCDVLIVIYPLHNKLYRIQISRKPEIPFFGPLFDECIVEDKVLPGLVRTTALAASRAKRSTLTLYQHYYEERARSIDTVMRNHKESTTFEEFTANVYSPVQPASPFSGTSSVSGSTTSVQSTASSNLAAALIDSHQGRSGLRSTSTTSNDTRANRASDGSRVWFSSDAQENTALHGISPRPVKKMSFKSGPKQRTNTQPTPPDSPRYK, from the exons ATGTTCGGTAAAAAACTTCATGTAGACGTCAAAAAGTCAACACTCAAAGTTCAGGATGTTAAAAAGGACAGTGCGACCCGATTTAAACATCTTAAAATTGTTCTAG aaaatgtgGATACGGATGAAGCGAAAGGCTTTTTTGAAGGAAATTTTAGtcatgtttattttatattatacgacTGCTTTGTGTCTGCTGAGGCCAATCTACGACAGCGTG aactttcttttcatattg taCACAAGGCACATAGAGAGGAATTAGAACAAGTATTACACCTATTAGAAAAAGTTTTAACTCTTCTTCCTGAACTCTTAAATAGACGATGGCAATGTCATAGTCTTGCAAGAATTCTACAAAAGTTATTACATCCTGGAAATAGTTGGAAACTTCGTAGGCAGGCCATAAG atattttattttatggtATCAAGCACTGGGTGAAAATGCTCCTGAACATATCCATCAAATGTTTGCCTGTTTGGTCCCAGGCTTTCCACCACCACAATCTTTGCACTATAAGTGTGAACGTAAAattgataacaaaaaagataaatcaacGAGAACAAGCACATctgatgagaaagagaaaagagacttTTATGATGCACAAGTGATACAGAGTATTTTTCATGATAATGGTTCAAATCAGGGTCCAATAAGTCAGGTAGATGGTGGACCTATTTTACCTCCGCAAGGAGGAGAAAAGCCATTAGACAATGAGACTGTTAGATTTTTAGAAGCATTATTGGAGTTCATGGTGACACAGGTAGTCAAAATAGAATGGAGAGATAAAACAACGAGGCAGCACAAgacatttcaatttttattagaacgCTTTAAAGCAACTTACCTCCGTTATATATGTCCAGAATTTGatgacaatttttctttatataagcCTAATTTAGAATTGCCTACAGTGAGAAAACCAACTAATCAAAGTCAGAATAATTACGTTCTGTGTAAAGTCGCATTAATCAAGTGGATTGCGAACTTTACTCATGTTGCAAGAAAAGATAGTCTTTTTACACATCTCCCACAAAGCACAACACCCAATGAAGAAAATCCAGAGTCAGAACTGCGTCGCGTTTCAGTTACACAACATTCGAGTGATTCGAATTTACTTTCACCTGAATCTACACTCTCTCAACATGATAATCAAAATCAAGAAGATAACACTATATCAGCTGTTACTTTAGTCAGAGAAGTTCTCTATGGAAATAGAGATAATGTTAATTTTGTTCATGAACTTTATAGACAAGCATTTCTCTTAGATTTCAGTCATGCAGGAGCAATAAGGAAAGCTATAGCTGTATATAAGGATTGGAtacaaatgaatgaattacCTCCATTTATGTTAGAACCTTTGGATGGACATAAAGAACGAGACTATGACGATAGtctgaaaaaagaatctaatgAGACAGATAAAAGTCCATCCGAAAATTATCGACAACCTAGATTGAGAAATGATTCATATTTAGGTGCTATACATAgggaaaatttgtttataagaGCAGGATTACAAAATGTACTGCAAGTATTTATTACACAAGCATCACACGTTTTTTTCCTTGAATATTCAGGTTTAAATTCAACTGCAGCTTTAATAGAAGAACAAACTGATAGTTGTAAACGAGTTTTGAATGTTTATCGATATGTTGTCATGCATTCAAGATTGGAGCCTGCAACGTGGGAGCAATTGCTTAGAGTATTGCTTCAAATTACGTCGTTAGTACTGAGTGAAAATTCATCTCGCCGCAAACACCATGAAACAATTGGTGGCAAATTAGCACCTGCTATATTTCAAACTTTGATCGTTACTTGGATAAAAGCCAATTTAAATGTGGTTATATCTACCCAACTTTGGGATCAGTTTCTAGAAGTACTATCTTCTTTGACACAATGGGAAGAATTAATTCGAGAATGGGCAAAAACATTGGATACTTTAACACGAGTACTCGCAAGGCATGTATATAACTTAGATTTAAATGATCTACCATTAGATAGATTAAgtgaacaaaaaacaaaaagacgtCGTGGAGTTGGAAGTCGTGCTGCATCGATAGGAAGTGTTCAGCCACCATGTAAAGGAAGTATTGATCAAGAGAGTAATACTAcatcaaaagaaaatgtaacag ACCATCCATTACGAGATTTAAGAAAAGGTCGATTGTTACCACGCAGTGCAAGCGATAACACTATTTATAATGGAAAAGCTCGTACGAAGTTTCATAGAAGTCGTACTCATACTGTACATACTGGGGTTCCTG AGCAAGATATGGCACGATTACTATCAAGTGGTCCTACATCATCAATAACTGGAAAAATGCTACCAAACAGACGTGCTAAATCATTGGATAGCATTGTCATAGTTGATAGTGAACCACCATCTCCACGTTGTCCCTCTCCAACACCAAGCAGTGGCGTTGACAGCAATAAAGATAGTCCAATACAAATAGAGAACATTGATGGCAGCAGTATTG ataCAAATGATATAACAGAAAGAAGATCTGTTATGGCAGGTGGAGGAGTACGAGGATGGTTGCCAGATGTTGCTGTCGTATTATGGAGGCGAATGTTATCTGCTTTGGGagatgtaaataatattcaagatCCAATATTACATGGTCAAGTTATGGATTATCTCGTACAACTTACACAAACTCTTATAAAG atTCGTTTAAATCAAGGTGTCTCTGGAGACAATCTAGTAACACCTCCTGCTCCAGAACTTATTCCACCTCTAACAGTTATAGCTCCATGGTGTTTTAag GCAATACAGTTACCAGCTCAATATGAAGTAGGCAAATTAGCCGCATATCGCCTTATATGTCTTTTAACTGTCCAACCTTTGGATATAAATTTACCGAAACAGCatttgaatcttttttatcgtgcTGTTCATAATGGCATTGCTAGCAACGATAGTAAAGTACTCCATGTATTAGTCAAATATACTGGGCCTCGATTATTTAGTTTAAATCTACCTGGTTCTAGTCTTCTTATTTTGGATTATATACATGCCGCTAATGTAATACTAAGTAGTCAAGATGTCGAg gcACCCAGAACGGAAGCTGTCTCTATAATCGgttcgttattatcattacctGCAACAATAGCTAAATTGCCTGTGCTGCAACCAAATGGATCTGATATTCTAACAATAGTATGCCCCGATGCAAAG GAACATGTAGTGAATATTCTTCTGAGAAGCTGTAGACGCGAACCAACTGGCATAGCAAGATGTTTAGCCCTTTCTAGCATAGCCATGTTTGCGTACAGAGAATTATCTTGTAAAAATCAACATCCACGAATTCCAGAGGCTGTTactgttcttcttcttgcacTTAGA gcTACACATGTGACAGTTGCTCAGGTAGCATGCGATTCCCTTTTACTTTTGTGCGACAAGGCAGACACTTTATTGGAGTTGTATCCTAATGTGCCATGCAAAATTACACAT gTTCTTTCAGAGACACTTGGACGTATGAGTCTACGAGAAAGGCGTGGCCCATTAACtatatcaatgatattttgTTTAGGAGAATGGGCTATGAATTTGGGTCCAACTGTATTGTTACGTATATATCAGGGAAAACCACTTTTAATGACATTATTCACA gtTTTAGATAACATAGCACAAaataaaggaggaaaagatccaccaaaaactaataaatgtcaccaagatgaagatgaagatttTGATCCCGACGTTACTTTAGATAACTTAACGGATGAAGTATGCGCAAAGTCTCCTCATCGTGGTAACGTTCATTCGGTTCAGCTTGCAGCGAAAATG GTAATGATGCATTTGATCAATCATCTGGGTCATTTTCCAATGGGTATTGGTGCAGCTCGTCTTTCGTCGTTAGTTGTTGAATTGGATGATGTACCAGGAATTGAAGGAGATGAGCTTTCTTCTGCAATCTTTCAAGCAccaaatatacaattattaatgcTTTCCAATTCAATTATAATGTCCCTTGTTGAATTAGCTGCACTTGATGCACCCGGAGGAGGTGTTACAGCTGGTTTAACAACAGCTCCTTCTTTGGTAAGAGTTTTATTACGAGATTTAGCAGGGAAAGCATCTTGGGATAGTTCCATTTTGTACAGTCAACCCTTTATTGACGACGAATTTCAAACACCGTTTGCAAAATCAG ttGATTGGGATATAAAATCTCATAAGGAAGAATTGAATAGTGTTATAACGCAGCAGAGCTGCGCTTCGAGACATACTATAAGGCATCGCGAGCCTCATATTTTGCCAACATTTGCAAACGGTGCAAGTGATATGGACAATTTAGATGAT CTTCTTCAATATATAGGACATACGAGTCCTGAAGTTTTATGTAATCCGGAGATAGCATTAAATGCACCTGCTAATCCACCGCATGGATTGTATCTTGAAAGTGAAACTATTGCAACTATTTTAAATCAACGAAATGCAGAGCAAGAACATCTTAATAATTGGAGTCAACATATTag TATGTGTGCAACACCAATTAGTCCACCAACGTGCCGCCAACCACCAGCACCGTTTCATCACTGCCGACTTCTATTTTCTCATTTGGGCCTGTCTGGTTGGGAACAACGGAGAAAGTTACATTTGCTtactaaaaatgaaaaacttctACGTGAATTACGAAATCTTGATAGTCAACGTTCTAGAGAGACACATAAGATCGCAGTGATTTATGTTAGTCAAGGACAAGAAGATAAAAACTCCATATTAAGCAATGTCGCAGCTAGTAAGGAGTATGAAAATTTTGTAGCCAGGTTAGCTTGGGAAGTTGAACTCGAATCACATACAGGTTTTCTTGGGGGTCTTGTGCCTGGAAAAGCATCTGGTGTAACTGCACCTTATTTTGCAACATCTTTCACCGAAGTTCTCTTTCACGTAGCAACAAGAATGCCATCCGATAGTCCAGAAAGTTTATTACAAAAG ACACGACATCTTGGCAACGACGAAGTTCATATCGTTTGGTCAGAACATTGGAGAGATTATCGTAGAGATATCATACCGACCGAATTTTGTGATGTTTTAATAGTTATTTATCCATTGCACAATAAGTTATATAGAATACAAATCTCTAGAAAACCAGAAATCCCATTTTTTGGTCCATTGTTTGATGAATGTATTGTTGAAGACAAAGTTCTCCCTGGTTTGGTTAGAACCACAGCTTTAGCTGCGAGTAGAGCCAAGAGATCAACACTTACATTATATCAACATTA ttaCGAGGAACGGGCACGATCTATCGATACTGTAATGAGGAATCATAAAGAATCTACAACTTTTGAAGAGTTCACTGCAAATGTCTATTCTCCAGTACAACCAGCAAGTCCATTCAGTGGAACGTCTTCTGTATCTg GATCTACAACAAGCGTGCAATCCACAGCATCGTCAAACCTTGCGGCGGCACTTATAGATTCGCATCAGGGTCGTTCTGGTCTACGCAGTACTTCGACAACAAGCAATGATACTCGTGCAAATAGAG CTTCTGATGGAAGCAGAGTATGGTTCAGTAGTGATGCTCAGGAAAATACTGCTTTGCATGGAATTTCACCAAGACCTGTTAAAAAGATGTCTTTCAAAAGCGGGCCAAAGCAGAGAACAAATACACAGCCTACACCGCCGGACAGTCCAAGATACAAATAA
- the LOC122637196 gene encoding probable Rho GTPase-activating protein CG5521 isoform X6, giving the protein MFGKKLHVDVKKSTLKVQDVKKDSATRFKHLKIVLENVDTDEAKGFFEGNFSHVYFILYDCFVSAEANLRQRELSFHIVHKAHREELEQVLHLLEKVLTLLPELLNRRWQCHSLARILQKLLHPGNSWKLRRQAIRYFILWYQALGENAPEHIHQMFACLVPGFPPPQSLHYKCERKIDNKKDKSTRTSTSDEKEKRDFYDAQVIQSIFHDNGSNQGPISQVDGGPILPPQGGEKPLDNETVRFLEALLEFMVTQVVKIEWRDKTTRQHKTFQFLLERFKATYLRYICPEFDDNFSLYKPNLELPTVRKPTNQSQNNYVLCKVALIKWIANFTHVARKDSLFTHLPQSTTPNEENPESELRRVSVTQHSSDSNLLSPESTLSQHDNQNQEDNTISAVTLVREVLYGNRDNVNFVHELYRQAFLLDFSHAGAIRKAIAVYKDWIQMNELPPFMLEPLDGHKERDYDDSLKKESNETDKSPSENYRQPRLRNDSYLGAIHRENLFIRAGLQNVLQVFITQASHVFFLEYSGLNSTAALIEEQTDSCKRVLNVYRYVVMHSRLEPATWEQLLRVLLQITSLVLSENSSRRKHHETIGGKLAPAIFQTLIVTWIKANLNVVISTQLWDQFLEVLSSLTQWEELIREWAKTLDTLTRVLARHVYNLDLNDLPLDRLSEQKTKRRRGVGSRAASIGSVQPPCKGSIDQESNTTSKENVTDHPLRDLRKGRLLPRSASDNTIYNGKARTKFHRSRTHTVHTGVPDTNDITERRSVMAGGGVRGWLPDVAVVLWRRMLSALGDVNNIQDPILHGQVMDYLVQLTQTLIKIRLNQGVSGDNLVTPPAPELIPPLTVIAPWCFKAIQLPAQYEVGKLAAYRLICLLTVQPLDINLPKQHLNLFYRAVHNGIASNDSKVLHVLVKYTGPRLFSLNLPGSSLLILDYIHAANVILSSQDVEAPRTEAVSIIGSLLSLPATIAKLPVLQPNGSDILTIVCPDAKEHVVNILLRSCRREPTGIARCLALSSIAMFAYRELSCKNQHPRIPEAVTVLLLALRATHVTVAQVACDSLLLLCDKADTLLELYPNVPCKITHVLSETLGRMSLRERRGPLTISMIFCLGEWAMNLGPTVLLRIYQGKPLLMTLFTVLDNIAQNKGGKDPPKTNKCHQDEDEDFDPDVTLDNLTDEVCAKSPHRGNVHSVQLAAKMVMMHLINHLGHFPMGIGAARLSSLVVELDDVPGIEGDELSSAIFQAPNIQLLMLSNSIIMSLVELAALDAPGGGVTAGLTTAPSLVRVLLRDLAGKASWDSSILYSQPFIDDEFQTPFAKSVDWDIKSHKEELNSVITQQSCASRHTIRHREPHILPTFANGASDMDNLDDLLQYIGHTSPEVLCNPEIALNAPANPPHGLYLESETIATILNQRNAEQEHLNNWSQHISMCATPISPPTCRQPPAPFHHCRLLFSHLGLSGWEQRRKLHLLTKNEKLLRELRNLDSQRSRETHKIAVIYVSQGQEDKNSILSNVAASKEYENFVARLAWEVELESHTGFLGGLVPGKASGVTAPYFATSFTEVLFHVATRMPSDSPESLLQKTRHLGNDEVHIVWSEHWRDYRRDIIPTEFCDVLIVIYPLHNKLYRIQISRKPEIPFFGPLFDECIVEDKVLPGLVRTTALAASRAKRSTLTLYQHYYEERARSIDTVMRNHKESTTFEEFTANVYSPVQPASPFSGTSSVSGSTTSVQSTASSNLAAALIDSHQGRSGLRSTSTTSNDTRANRASDGSRVWFSSDAQENTALHGISPRPVKKMSFKSGPKQRTNTQPTPPDSPRYK; this is encoded by the exons ATGTTCGGTAAAAAACTTCATGTAGACGTCAAAAAGTCAACACTCAAAGTTCAGGATGTTAAAAAGGACAGTGCGACCCGATTTAAACATCTTAAAATTGTTCTAG aaaatgtgGATACGGATGAAGCGAAAGGCTTTTTTGAAGGAAATTTTAGtcatgtttattttatattatacgacTGCTTTGTGTCTGCTGAGGCCAATCTACGACAGCGTG aactttcttttcatattg taCACAAGGCACATAGAGAGGAATTAGAACAAGTATTACACCTATTAGAAAAAGTTTTAACTCTTCTTCCTGAACTCTTAAATAGACGATGGCAATGTCATAGTCTTGCAAGAATTCTACAAAAGTTATTACATCCTGGAAATAGTTGGAAACTTCGTAGGCAGGCCATAAG atattttattttatggtATCAAGCACTGGGTGAAAATGCTCCTGAACATATCCATCAAATGTTTGCCTGTTTGGTCCCAGGCTTTCCACCACCACAATCTTTGCACTATAAGTGTGAACGTAAAattgataacaaaaaagataaatcaacGAGAACAAGCACATctgatgagaaagagaaaagagacttTTATGATGCACAAGTGATACAGAGTATTTTTCATGATAATGGTTCAAATCAGGGTCCAATAAGTCAGGTAGATGGTGGACCTATTTTACCTCCGCAAGGAGGAGAAAAGCCATTAGACAATGAGACTGTTAGATTTTTAGAAGCATTATTGGAGTTCATGGTGACACAGGTAGTCAAAATAGAATGGAGAGATAAAACAACGAGGCAGCACAAgacatttcaatttttattagaacgCTTTAAAGCAACTTACCTCCGTTATATATGTCCAGAATTTGatgacaatttttctttatataagcCTAATTTAGAATTGCCTACAGTGAGAAAACCAACTAATCAAAGTCAGAATAATTACGTTCTGTGTAAAGTCGCATTAATCAAGTGGATTGCGAACTTTACTCATGTTGCAAGAAAAGATAGTCTTTTTACACATCTCCCACAAAGCACAACACCCAATGAAGAAAATCCAGAGTCAGAACTGCGTCGCGTTTCAGTTACACAACATTCGAGTGATTCGAATTTACTTTCACCTGAATCTACACTCTCTCAACATGATAATCAAAATCAAGAAGATAACACTATATCAGCTGTTACTTTAGTCAGAGAAGTTCTCTATGGAAATAGAGATAATGTTAATTTTGTTCATGAACTTTATAGACAAGCATTTCTCTTAGATTTCAGTCATGCAGGAGCAATAAGGAAAGCTATAGCTGTATATAAGGATTGGAtacaaatgaatgaattacCTCCATTTATGTTAGAACCTTTGGATGGACATAAAGAACGAGACTATGACGATAGtctgaaaaaagaatctaatgAGACAGATAAAAGTCCATCCGAAAATTATCGACAACCTAGATTGAGAAATGATTCATATTTAGGTGCTATACATAgggaaaatttgtttataagaGCAGGATTACAAAATGTACTGCAAGTATTTATTACACAAGCATCACACGTTTTTTTCCTTGAATATTCAGGTTTAAATTCAACTGCAGCTTTAATAGAAGAACAAACTGATAGTTGTAAACGAGTTTTGAATGTTTATCGATATGTTGTCATGCATTCAAGATTGGAGCCTGCAACGTGGGAGCAATTGCTTAGAGTATTGCTTCAAATTACGTCGTTAGTACTGAGTGAAAATTCATCTCGCCGCAAACACCATGAAACAATTGGTGGCAAATTAGCACCTGCTATATTTCAAACTTTGATCGTTACTTGGATAAAAGCCAATTTAAATGTGGTTATATCTACCCAACTTTGGGATCAGTTTCTAGAAGTACTATCTTCTTTGACACAATGGGAAGAATTAATTCGAGAATGGGCAAAAACATTGGATACTTTAACACGAGTACTCGCAAGGCATGTATATAACTTAGATTTAAATGATCTACCATTAGATAGATTAAgtgaacaaaaaacaaaaagacgtCGTGGAGTTGGAAGTCGTGCTGCATCGATAGGAAGTGTTCAGCCACCATGTAAAGGAAGTATTGATCAAGAGAGTAATACTAcatcaaaagaaaatgtaacag ACCATCCATTACGAGATTTAAGAAAAGGTCGATTGTTACCACGCAGTGCAAGCGATAACACTATTTATAATGGAAAAGCTCGTACGAAGTTTCATAGAAGTCGTACTCATACTGTACATACTGGGGTTCCTG ataCAAATGATATAACAGAAAGAAGATCTGTTATGGCAGGTGGAGGAGTACGAGGATGGTTGCCAGATGTTGCTGTCGTATTATGGAGGCGAATGTTATCTGCTTTGGGagatgtaaataatattcaagatCCAATATTACATGGTCAAGTTATGGATTATCTCGTACAACTTACACAAACTCTTATAAAG atTCGTTTAAATCAAGGTGTCTCTGGAGACAATCTAGTAACACCTCCTGCTCCAGAACTTATTCCACCTCTAACAGTTATAGCTCCATGGTGTTTTAag GCAATACAGTTACCAGCTCAATATGAAGTAGGCAAATTAGCCGCATATCGCCTTATATGTCTTTTAACTGTCCAACCTTTGGATATAAATTTACCGAAACAGCatttgaatcttttttatcgtgcTGTTCATAATGGCATTGCTAGCAACGATAGTAAAGTACTCCATGTATTAGTCAAATATACTGGGCCTCGATTATTTAGTTTAAATCTACCTGGTTCTAGTCTTCTTATTTTGGATTATATACATGCCGCTAATGTAATACTAAGTAGTCAAGATGTCGAg gcACCCAGAACGGAAGCTGTCTCTATAATCGgttcgttattatcattacctGCAACAATAGCTAAATTGCCTGTGCTGCAACCAAATGGATCTGATATTCTAACAATAGTATGCCCCGATGCAAAG GAACATGTAGTGAATATTCTTCTGAGAAGCTGTAGACGCGAACCAACTGGCATAGCAAGATGTTTAGCCCTTTCTAGCATAGCCATGTTTGCGTACAGAGAATTATCTTGTAAAAATCAACATCCACGAATTCCAGAGGCTGTTactgttcttcttcttgcacTTAGA gcTACACATGTGACAGTTGCTCAGGTAGCATGCGATTCCCTTTTACTTTTGTGCGACAAGGCAGACACTTTATTGGAGTTGTATCCTAATGTGCCATGCAAAATTACACAT gTTCTTTCAGAGACACTTGGACGTATGAGTCTACGAGAAAGGCGTGGCCCATTAACtatatcaatgatattttgTTTAGGAGAATGGGCTATGAATTTGGGTCCAACTGTATTGTTACGTATATATCAGGGAAAACCACTTTTAATGACATTATTCACA gtTTTAGATAACATAGCACAAaataaaggaggaaaagatccaccaaaaactaataaatgtcaccaagatgaagatgaagatttTGATCCCGACGTTACTTTAGATAACTTAACGGATGAAGTATGCGCAAAGTCTCCTCATCGTGGTAACGTTCATTCGGTTCAGCTTGCAGCGAAAATG GTAATGATGCATTTGATCAATCATCTGGGTCATTTTCCAATGGGTATTGGTGCAGCTCGTCTTTCGTCGTTAGTTGTTGAATTGGATGATGTACCAGGAATTGAAGGAGATGAGCTTTCTTCTGCAATCTTTCAAGCAccaaatatacaattattaatgcTTTCCAATTCAATTATAATGTCCCTTGTTGAATTAGCTGCACTTGATGCACCCGGAGGAGGTGTTACAGCTGGTTTAACAACAGCTCCTTCTTTGGTAAGAGTTTTATTACGAGATTTAGCAGGGAAAGCATCTTGGGATAGTTCCATTTTGTACAGTCAACCCTTTATTGACGACGAATTTCAAACACCGTTTGCAAAATCAG ttGATTGGGATATAAAATCTCATAAGGAAGAATTGAATAGTGTTATAACGCAGCAGAGCTGCGCTTCGAGACATACTATAAGGCATCGCGAGCCTCATATTTTGCCAACATTTGCAAACGGTGCAAGTGATATGGACAATTTAGATGAT CTTCTTCAATATATAGGACATACGAGTCCTGAAGTTTTATGTAATCCGGAGATAGCATTAAATGCACCTGCTAATCCACCGCATGGATTGTATCTTGAAAGTGAAACTATTGCAACTATTTTAAATCAACGAAATGCAGAGCAAGAACATCTTAATAATTGGAGTCAACATATTag TATGTGTGCAACACCAATTAGTCCACCAACGTGCCGCCAACCACCAGCACCGTTTCATCACTGCCGACTTCTATTTTCTCATTTGGGCCTGTCTGGTTGGGAACAACGGAGAAAGTTACATTTGCTtactaaaaatgaaaaacttctACGTGAATTACGAAATCTTGATAGTCAACGTTCTAGAGAGACACATAAGATCGCAGTGATTTATGTTAGTCAAGGACAAGAAGATAAAAACTCCATATTAAGCAATGTCGCAGCTAGTAAGGAGTATGAAAATTTTGTAGCCAGGTTAGCTTGGGAAGTTGAACTCGAATCACATACAGGTTTTCTTGGGGGTCTTGTGCCTGGAAAAGCATCTGGTGTAACTGCACCTTATTTTGCAACATCTTTCACCGAAGTTCTCTTTCACGTAGCAACAAGAATGCCATCCGATAGTCCAGAAAGTTTATTACAAAAG ACACGACATCTTGGCAACGACGAAGTTCATATCGTTTGGTCAGAACATTGGAGAGATTATCGTAGAGATATCATACCGACCGAATTTTGTGATGTTTTAATAGTTATTTATCCATTGCACAATAAGTTATATAGAATACAAATCTCTAGAAAACCAGAAATCCCATTTTTTGGTCCATTGTTTGATGAATGTATTGTTGAAGACAAAGTTCTCCCTGGTTTGGTTAGAACCACAGCTTTAGCTGCGAGTAGAGCCAAGAGATCAACACTTACATTATATCAACATTA ttaCGAGGAACGGGCACGATCTATCGATACTGTAATGAGGAATCATAAAGAATCTACAACTTTTGAAGAGTTCACTGCAAATGTCTATTCTCCAGTACAACCAGCAAGTCCATTCAGTGGAACGTCTTCTGTATCTg GATCTACAACAAGCGTGCAATCCACAGCATCGTCAAACCTTGCGGCGGCACTTATAGATTCGCATCAGGGTCGTTCTGGTCTACGCAGTACTTCGACAACAAGCAATGATACTCGTGCAAATAGAG CTTCTGATGGAAGCAGAGTATGGTTCAGTAGTGATGCTCAGGAAAATACTGCTTTGCATGGAATTTCACCAAGACCTGTTAAAAAGATGTCTTTCAAAAGCGGGCCAAAGCAGAGAACAAATACACAGCCTACACCGCCGGACAGTCCAAGATACAAATAA